In one Culex quinquefasciatus strain JHB chromosome 2, VPISU_Cqui_1.0_pri_paternal, whole genome shotgun sequence genomic region, the following are encoded:
- the LOC6036123 gene encoding proteasome subunit beta type-6, translating into MDMDYSNDWRNAHHSTGTTIMAVEFDGGVVIGADSRTSTGTYVANRVTDKLTKLTDKIYCCRSGSAADTQAIADIVAYSLNYHENQTGEEPLVSDAAHEFRQYCYNYRDSLVAGIIVAGWDKKNGGQVYSVPVGGMQIRQSVTIGGSGSSYIYGFVKEHYREGMAKDECMEFVKKSIFHAMYHDGSSGGVCRIGIINKDGVERHVFFAPRDYENVVPAAAPSVAVRA; encoded by the exons ATGGACATGGACTACTCAAACGACTGGAGAAACGCCCACCACAGCACCGGT ACCACCATCATGGCGGTCGAGTTCGACGGCGGTGTGGTGATTGGAGCCGATTCGCGCACCAGTACGGGCACGTACGTCGCGAACCGCGTCACCGACAAGTTGACCAAGCTGACCGATAAGATTTACTGCTGCCGGTCGGGGTCGGCCGCGGACACGCAGGCCATTGCCGATATTGTGGCTTACTCGCTGAACTATCATGA gaatcaaACCGGTGAGGAACCGCTGGTTTCGGATGCGGCCCACGAGTTCCGTCAGTATTGCTACAACTACCGTGACTCGCTGGTAGCGGGTATCATTGTGGCCGGTTGGGACAAGAAGAACGGTGGTCAGGTTTATTCCGTCCCGGTGGGAGGTATGCAGATTCGGCAAAGTGTCACCATCGGAGGTTCGGGAAGTTCGTACATTTATGGCTTTGTGAAGGAGCACTACCGTGAGGGAATGGCCAAGGATGAGTGCATGGAGTTCGTGAAGAAGTCCATCTTCCACGCGATGTACCACGACGGAAGCTCCGGTGGTGTGTGCCGCATCGGAATCATCAACAAGGACGGCGTTGAGCGTCATGTTTTCTTCGCGCCGCGTGATTACGAGAACGTTGTTCCGGCTGCCGCTCCTTCGGTCGCCGTTCGTGCTTAG
- the LOC6036124 gene encoding dnaJ homolog subfamily C member 21 — protein sequence MKCHYEVLGLARTAEDDEIKKAYRKLALRWHPDKNLDNAEEANQQFLLVQAAYDVLSDGQERAWYDNHREQILRGGHTNYEDNSVDLFQYFTTSCYKGFGDDGGGFYAVYAEVFHTIASEEIEFLDDEDDFEGIPRFGNSGSDYETEVRQFYGYWEGFCTKKSYAWLNPHNIAEIRDRRILKAIERDNKKVQQKARKERNEEIRSLVLFVKKRDKRVQAYKKLLEERAEQNRLKSAQNRLEQIRRKQREIEEQQRNSSNVFNEAYEEQLRKLEASYADASEESSDDDTGGDPAVQAMGDAMNGLIISQDENGEESFYVDDLYCVACDKMFNNKKSYENHESSRKHKQNVELLREQMRKDDDQAAANGDAVETEEPEIEDASELSEEEEVVKTKSKKGKNKKKPAKRVSISDEAEEPALDIPLPGTSRVEDSDDDWAGGSKKSKKGKGKSKDSGAAKAKAVKEVKEEPAQEPPAAPAEPAKEEVETESEHKCVTCNEKFGSKNKLFNHLKQTGHSVYVDKLKGAHKGDGEKPKGGKKRK from the exons ATGAAGTGCCACTACGAAGTGCTGGGGCTGGCGCGGACCGCCGAGGATGACGAGATCAAGAAAGCGTACCGGAAGTTGGCGCTGAGGTGGCATCCGGACAAGAATCTGGACAATGCGGAGGAGGCGAACCAGCAGTTTTTGTTGGTGCAGGCGGCTTACGATGTGTTGTCCGATGGGCAGGAACGGGCCTGGTACGATAACCATCGGGAGCAGATTTTGAGGGGTGGTCACACGAACTATGAGGACAATTCGGTGGATTTGTTCCAGTATTTTACGACGTCGTGTTATAAGGGTTTTGGGGATGATGGGGGTGGGTTCTATGCGGTTTACGCGGAGGTGTTTCACACGATTGCGTCGGAGGAGATTGAGTTTTTGGACGATGAGGATGATTTTGAAGGGATTCCACGGTTTGGGAACTCGGGGAGTGATTATGAGACGGAGGTGCGGCAGTTTTACGGCTATTGGGAGGGATTCTGCACGAAGAAGAGCTATGCATGGTTGAATCCGCATAATATTGCGGAGATTCGGGACAGGAGGATTTTGAAGGCGATCGAGAGGGATAACAAGAAGGTTCAGCAGAAGGCGCGGAAGGAGAGGAACGAGGAGATTCGGTCGTTGGTGCTGTTTGTGAAGAAGCGTGACAAGAGAGTTCAGGCGTACAAGAAGCTGCTGGAGGAACGCGCCGAGCAGAACCGGCTCAAGTCGGCGCAAAATCGGTTGGAACAGATTCGGCGAAAGCAGCGAGAGATTGAGGAGCAGCAGCGAAATTCGTCGAACGTGTTCAATGAAGCGTACGAGGAGCAGTTGAG GAAATTGGAAGCCTCGTACGCCGACGCTTCGGAAGAGTCCTCCGATGATGACACGGGAGGTGATCCGGCCGTCCAAGCAATGGGTGACGCCATGAACGGTCTCATCATCAGCCAGGACGAAAACGGCGAGGAGAGTTTCTACGTTGACGATCTGTACTGTGTGGCGTGCGACAAGATGTTCAACAACAAGAAGTCGTACGAGAATCACGAATCTTCCCGGAAGCACAAGCAGAACGTTGAGCTGCTGCGGGAGCAGATGCGCAAGGACGATGACCAGGCGGCGGCCAATGGCGACGCGGTGGAGACGGAAGAGCCTGAAATCGAAGACGCTTCCGAGTTGAGCGAAGAGGAGGAAGTCGTGAAGACCAAGTCCAAGAAGGGAAAGAACAAGAAGAAGCCTGCCAAGCGAGTGTCAATCTCGGACGAGGCGGAGGAACCTGCGCTGGATATTCCGCTGCCGGGAACGTCGCGCGTCGAGGACAGTGACGATGATTGGGCTGGCGGTTCTAAGAAGAGCAAGAAGGGAAAAGGAAAGTCCAAGGATTCTGGGGCGGCCAAGGCTAAGGCGGTTAAGGAAGTAAAGGAAGAACCTGCTCAAGAACCTCCGGCGGCTCCTGCGGAACCCGCGAAAGAAGAAGTTGAGACGGAATCTGAACACAAATGCGTAACTTGCAATGAAAAGTTTGgttctaaaaataaacttttcaaccaTCTCAAGCAAACCGGTCACAGCGTTTATGTCGATAAGCTGAAAGGTGCTCACAAAGGGGACGGAGAGAAGCCGAAAGGTGGCAAGAAGCGAAAGTAG